The following proteins come from a genomic window of Trifolium pratense cultivar HEN17-A07 linkage group LG4, ARS_RC_1.1, whole genome shotgun sequence:
- the LOC123923227 gene encoding metal tolerance protein 4-like gives MEGNSSSKPLLGNQNHDMNSFNSLTTAFLSKLPDKVHSLILHTDSSFDFDPHVSKSTNLSQGEKEYYDRQFATLKSFEEVDSIVTSDSIDVEDIEKQAQHERAMKISNYANAVLLALKIYVTIRTGSMAIAASTLDSLLDFMAGGILWFTHLSMKNINKYKYPIGKLRMQPVGIIIFAAVMATLGFQVLMTAVEQLIENNPSEKMSYEQLVWLYCIMIFATVVKLALWFYCRSSGNKIVLAYADDHHFDVVTNVVGLVAAVLGDKFYWWIDPIGAILLAIYTISNWSGTVMENAVSLVGQSAPPEVLQKLTYLVIMHSQIKRIDTVRAYSFGVLYFVEIDIELPEDLPLKEAHIIGESLQIKLEKLPEVERAFVHLDFECEHKPEHSVLSKLPDSQP, from the exons ATGGAGGGAAATTCAAGTTCCAAGCCATTATTGGGGAATCAGAACCATGATATGAACTCTTTTAACTCACTTACAACAGCTTTCTTGTCCAAGTTGCCTGATAAAGTCCATTCTTTGATCCTCCACACTGACTCTTCCTTTGACTTTGATCCTCATGTCTCAAAATCCACTAACTTAAGCCAAG GAGAGAAAGAATACTATGACAGACAATTTGCTACTCTAAAATCATTTGAGGAAGTTGACTCCATAGTAACATCGGACTCCATTGATGTAGAAGACATAGAAAAACAGGCTCAACATGAACGGGCGATGAAGATTTCTAACTACGCAAATGCAGTTTTATTGGCATTGAAG ATATATGTGACAATTAGGACTGGATCTATGGCTATTgctgcttcaacattggattcTTTGCTTGACTTCATGGCTGGTGGCATACTTTGGTTCACTCACCTTTCAATGAAGAACATAAATAAGTACAAATACCCTATTGGAAAGTTGAGAATGCAGCCGGTGGGAATAATCATCTTTGCAGCTGTCATGGCAACACTTG GCTTTCAGGTATTAATGACTGCTGTAGAACAACTGATAGAAAACAATCCTTCTGAAAAAATGTCTTATGAACAACTAGTATGGTTGTACTGCATTATGATATTTGCAACCGTGGTGAAGCTTGCGCTTTGGTTTTACTGTAGAAGCTCAGGAAACAAGATTGTGCTTGCCTATGCAGAT GATCATCACTTTGATGTTGTAACAAATGTGGTTGGATTAGTTGCAGCTGTTCTTGGTGATAAATTTTACTGGTGGATTGACCCTATTGGTGCTATTTTACTTGCAATTTACACTATTTCAAATTGGTCTGGTACTGTTATGGAAAATGcag TTTCACTTGTGGGACAATCTGCACCTCCTGAAGTTCTGCAGAAGCTGACATATCTTGTCATAATGCATTCTCAAATTAAGCGAATTGATACTGTTCGCGCTTACTCGTTTGGAGTTCTATACTTTGTAGAG ATTGACATTGAACTGCCAGAGGATTTGCCCTTAAAAGAAGCACATATCATTGGCGAGAGTTTGCAGATAAAGCTCGAGAAACTTCCAGAAGTTGAGCGAGCATTTGTTCATCTAGATTTCGAATGCGAGCACAAACCAGAACACTCAGTTCTTAGTAAACTACCAGACAGTCAGCCTTAA